CGAGTCGCTCGGGCTGACCGTTAACGGGAATCCGATCCGCCGATTTATCGCGATCGCGGACGGCGACGAGATCGTAGCCGAGGAAGCGGGCATCGTTTTCTCGTTCTTCTCATTCGAGAACCGCTCGTCGCTGATCACTACGAAACGCGAACAGCGCCATATCGCACAGTTCATCGAAGAGGCCGCTCTTGAGTCGGCCGCTACGGCGAAACGCGACGATGCGAAGATGTTCCTCCGCGAATTCGTCCGCGAACTCTCGCGCGAGATCTCGCTGACGACAAAGCTGATATCGTTGGTACTCGTCGCGGCGTTTCTTACCGGAATTTTGTATATCGGCTATGCGGTCAGCCGTGAATTGAACGAAAGCCGCCGTCAATCCGAACAGCAAAGCGACATCATCAAAAAGCTCGAGGAAAAACTGGGCGAAACCAACGAACAGATCGGCCAGCTCGATAAAACGAACAAGGATCTGATGAAGACGGTGTCGCTGGCACCGAATCTTCGGGTGGAATACGGCGGCGGAGTGTGCCTGATCGTCGGCGTGTACGACCTCGTGGACAAACGCAGCGGCAAGCAGCTTCGTTATGCCGACCCGGCATCCATGCGCGGCGAGGTATATGAGGCAGCACCGTCCGAAGACCCTTCGGCACCGCAGTTTCCGCCGGCCTTCGGGCTGACGACCGAAGGCTCGGGCTCGCCCGTAGAATATGATTTCATAGGCACCGGATTTCACGTCGGAGGCGGATACATAGTGACCAACCGGCACGTCGTCAGGCCATGGGAAGAGGACGAGCAGGTCAAACAAATGATGGCGATGGCCAACGGACGCCCGCGTGTGAAGAAACTCGTCATTTACTTCCCGAATTTCGCCCAGCCTTTTACGCTGACCATGCGTCAGCTCGGCCAGCGTGAGGACGTCGCTGTCGGCACCATCGACGCTGCTATGCTGCCGCCTGAGGTGCCGACGCTGCCCATCGATCTGGACGTCGAGTCGGTTGCTATCGGCAAGACGGTGGTCTCGATGGGCTATCCGAACGGACCGGACCGTTTGCTTGCGATGGTTGACGATGACGAAGCGAAATCCATAAATCAGCGTTTTGGGAACTCGCGGACGAATCTTATCAACTTCCTCGCACAGTCGCAGCGTATCGCTCCGCTGACCACGTCCGGCCTTATTACCGACCTCGATTCACGCCGCATCGTACATGACGCAAAGACCGCTGAAGGCGGTTCCGGCGCGCCGCTGTTCGGCCAGGCAGGCCGCGTTATAGGCGTGAACTTTGGAGTATTTACGGAAAGCACGGCGGCGAATATGGCAGTGCCGATCCGTTTTGCGATCGAGCTGCTTCGCAAGGCCGGCTGGTTAACGCCCGAAGAGCTGCAGAATGAGGCTCAGCAGCCGACTGCGACAAGTCCCGATGCCAATTCCGCACCGCCCGTTGCCGGCACGAACTGATCAATTCCCAAACTCGGCTTTGTCTTTGTCGGCCAGTTCCCTGACCTTGTCCATCAGATGGTCTGCGATCTCTTTGTGGGTACGCAGGCGGTCGGGCTTCGTGTAAAACTCGTCCAGGTCTATCACTTCACCGAACCAAATGCGTATCTTTTCGCCGCCGGTCCAGTTGCCGAGGATCTGTTTCGGCAGATCGTTGCCGAGGCCTGCGATAAAAACGGGAATGACCTGCGGCCGTGCGGCATAAACGACCTTTCCGATGCCCGGCTGCGCCGGCAGCAGATCATACGGCCCGCCTTCGAGGTTGCGCTTGCCCTCAGGGTGAAATCCGATAACGCGGCTCTTGCCGACCGCACATATTTCGATCAGTTTCCGCATCGAAAATTTGTCGAATGCCCGCTTTCTCTCGTCTCTTGCTTCGCGAAAGAATGGCGGATACATCGACATCCAGCCCATTACAAAGTTGACGGCCCAGCCGAGCGGATTGTCGTAGAAAAATTTTGCACGTACCGGAAAGAAAAGTTCCATCGGCCGCTTCGTCCGCCGGAACAGCACACTCGAGACCGTGTACATATCAAAGAATGAACGGTGATTGGCGACCAGAACGACCGGCCTCGATGCATCCGAATTTTCAACGTTCTCAATGCCGAATACGTTCATCAAATTGTTCGTCGCCAGATAGATCCAAAGCGAGCCGATGTGCCGCTGAAAGAACGTCATCAGCCGTTTCCACCTGCCGCGGTTCATTCGATCTGTGAGCCAAAACCCGGCCTTGTCTATCGGCCCCAAGACAGAGAGTTCTTCGGCCGTGGGCACGATGCCCCGTTCATCAGCCTTTACGGGCAGCGTCGCGGAACTTGGCTTGTCAGTATGGTTCATCAGGAGGGCTTAAGTTACAGGCTTAAATTGTGGACAAATCACCTCAAAGTCGCTATTATAGCGGAATCAAATGTTCCGACAAAAGATGACGTTCTTTCGGGCATTTTTGGAATAACTTTTCGTTGCCCTCCGAAATGTTCGGCGCGTGTCGCGGGCCGAAGTATCGTTAGGATTGAGAATTATATGTCACTAAGAGGTTATGTCTTCGCCGCTTTGTCGGTGGCGGTATTGGCGTTTTCGGCGGCCGGCAACTCTTATGCCCAAACGTCGCGGGACGGTGTGTGGAAACAGGTAGCTGAAAGTTCAGCTATGCGCGAGAGCAATGACCGCAAGCTGTTTCCTGAACTTTACAAAGTGTTTCGGCTTAACGCCGGGGCTCTTGAGAACGTGCTTCGACAAGCACCGCTCGAAGATTCACGGCCCTCAAAGGAAGCAATGCCTAACTTTGAGATTCCGTCGCCGGACGGCAAGTTCCTGCGGTTCCGTCTTGTCGAATCGCCTATGCTCGCCCCGCATGTCGCGGCAAAGTTCCCGTCATGGAAGACCTATCACGTTTGGGGTGTTGACGATCCGACGATGCAGGGCAGGCTGGATTGGACCGACAGCGGATTCCACGGATATGTGCTTACGTCAGAAGGTTCTTTCAATATCGATCCGTACCGTCTTAACGACAGGCAGAATTACATAGTTTTCTATAAGAAGCATTACCCGCAGACCCGCGAAAACTTCAGCTGCGAGGTCGAGGACGCATTTGAGGAAAGCGAAAGATCGGTTACAAAGAAGTCGGACGAAAGCATTTTCAACTCTCAGCCGACGGCGGAATTCTCGCACGGCTCGAATGTACGCACATACCGTTTTGCTGTCGCAACAACGTTCGAATACACGAACTTTTTCCGTCTGACCGGCGACAGCGACGCACAGGCACAGGCACGGGCATTCAATGCGGTCGTGGTCAGTGTGAATCGGATCAATTTGGTTTACCGCAAGGAACTCTCCGTGTTCCTGAGTCTCGTTTCAGATACCAACCTGACCTATGTGACCAACCCGGAAACTCCGTCGAATTATCAGAACAACGGATCATCGGCTGATCTGAACGCCAACCAAACCAATGTGAATTCGGTCATCGGTTCGGCAAATTATGATTTCGGCCATCTTTTCCAGACCGCGAACGGCGGCGTCGCTCAACTTTCATCCGTTTGCGGCACGAGCAAAGCCCGAGGGCTTTCGGGGCTGCCGAATCCGCAGGGCGACCCGTTCGACGTAGATTACGTAGCTCACGAAATGGGGCACCAAATGGGCGGAAATCATACGTTCAACGCAGCCGCGAACTGCGGCAGTTCGCCGACGGCCGCACGCCGCGAACCAGGAAGTGCGGTGACTATAATGGGCTATGCGGGCATCTGCAGCAGCACGTCGAATATATCGCGCAATTCCATTGATATCTTTCATTTCTACAACCTGAACGAAATGATCACGTTTATGGGCGGGACCGGCGGCACCTGCGGCACGACCGCCACGCCCAATGCCATCCCGGTCGTAGCATCTGTCCCGAATCGCACAATACCTTTCAATACTCCATTCGCTTTGACGGCGAGTGCGACCGATGCCGACGGCGATGCTTTGACCTACAATTGGGAACAGAATGATCCGGGCGCATCGCAATCAAATTATCCCGGCACGACCGATGACGACGACACCAGTTTGGTATTCCGTCCCGGTTTCAGGTCATATCTGCCCACGGCGAGCCCGACGCGCTATTTCCCGAGCATGACGTATGTGCTGAACAACCAGAACGAGGCCCCGATCACCTATTCCGGGACGTCGGCGGTCGGCGCGGTATGTGCGGGAACTTGTATTACGGGCGAGGACCTTCCGTCTGCGGCCAGGACAATGAATTTCCGCGTGACGGTCCGCGATGGCAAGGGCGGCATCGCCGATCAGGCAACCGTTATTACCGTGGTCAATACGATCACGCCGTTCAAAGTAACGTCGCCCAATACCAACGTCGTATTTCCGGGCGGCAGCAGCCACACGGTGACTTGGGACGTGAGCAGCACTAACACTGCACCGATAAATACGGCGAATGTGAAGATCTCGTTCTCATCTGACGGCGGCCAGACATTCCCGACCGTTCTCGCAGAAAGCACGCCAAATGACGGCAGTCAATCAGTTACCATCCCTAACGTCAATACGACAACAGGACGCATTAAGGTCGAGGCCGTCGGCAACATATTCTTTGACGTCTCGGACGTGAACTTCACTGTCAATACGGTCGCTTCTAACGGAAGCGTCTCGGGCCAGGTTTTCTCGTCCGGAGGCAGTACTTTGCGTAATGCGGTGGTCACGATCACCAATGAACAGGGCTATCTGCAGCGTGTAAATACAAGTTCCTTCGGTTTCTACCAATTCGATGACGTACCGGCAGGCACTTACATTGTGACCGTCAGCTCCCGGTTGTTCCGTTTCAATCCGCAGGAGATCAACCTGTCCGGTAATGTGACAGGCCTGAACTTCACCGGACTTGAGTAGAACGATGTAAATGGGCAGCCCTTCCTTTCGAAGCAAAAACCGCAGCTCGGGCTGCGGTTTTTTTGTGTTTACATTAGCCAGATCCTTAGTTATCATTTCGGATTAAGTGAATTCGATGATAGCGCTCGCGTCTTGCAGTAAGATCACCGTTGCCACAGTGAATGAATAGGACAGAGCAGCGATCGCAGAACCCCTCATTGCCGGCACGCACTAAAGTGTCTTGTCCTTACC
This sequence is a window from Acidobacteriota bacterium. Protein-coding genes within it:
- a CDS encoding trypsin-like peptidase domain-containing protein, translating into MAAGIVIHIAFGSEKRTEFFSQERIRIGSLEGADLQIRHPDSEEGAIWLALEDSEGVYRIVDFDESLGLTVNGNPIRRFIAIADGDEIVAEEAGIVFSFFSFENRSSLITTKREQRHIAQFIEEAALESAATAKRDDAKMFLREFVRELSREISLTTKLISLVLVAAFLTGILYIGYAVSRELNESRRQSEQQSDIIKKLEEKLGETNEQIGQLDKTNKDLMKTVSLAPNLRVEYGGGVCLIVGVYDLVDKRSGKQLRYADPASMRGEVYEAAPSEDPSAPQFPPAFGLTTEGSGSPVEYDFIGTGFHVGGGYIVTNRHVVRPWEEDEQVKQMMAMANGRPRVKKLVIYFPNFAQPFTLTMRQLGQREDVAVGTIDAAMLPPEVPTLPIDLDVESVAIGKTVVSMGYPNGPDRLLAMVDDDEAKSINQRFGNSRTNLINFLAQSQRIAPLTTSGLITDLDSRRIVHDAKTAEGGSGAPLFGQAGRVIGVNFGVFTESTAANMAVPIRFAIELLRKAGWLTPEELQNEAQQPTATSPDANSAPPVAGTN
- a CDS encoding 1-acyl-sn-glycerol-3-phosphate acyltransferase, which codes for MNHTDKPSSATLPVKADERGIVPTAEELSVLGPIDKAGFWLTDRMNRGRWKRLMTFFQRHIGSLWIYLATNNLMNVFGIENVENSDASRPVVLVANHRSFFDMYTVSSVLFRRTKRPMELFFPVRAKFFYDNPLGWAVNFVMGWMSMYPPFFREARDERKRAFDKFSMRKLIEICAVGKSRVIGFHPEGKRNLEGGPYDLLPAQPGIGKVVYAARPQVIPVFIAGLGNDLPKQILGNWTGGEKIRIWFGEVIDLDEFYTKPDRLRTHKEIADHLMDKVRELADKDKAEFGN
- a CDS encoding carboxypeptidase regulatory-like domain-containing protein; the encoded protein is MSLRGYVFAALSVAVLAFSAAGNSYAQTSRDGVWKQVAESSAMRESNDRKLFPELYKVFRLNAGALENVLRQAPLEDSRPSKEAMPNFEIPSPDGKFLRFRLVESPMLAPHVAAKFPSWKTYHVWGVDDPTMQGRLDWTDSGFHGYVLTSEGSFNIDPYRLNDRQNYIVFYKKHYPQTRENFSCEVEDAFEESERSVTKKSDESIFNSQPTAEFSHGSNVRTYRFAVATTFEYTNFFRLTGDSDAQAQARAFNAVVVSVNRINLVYRKELSVFLSLVSDTNLTYVTNPETPSNYQNNGSSADLNANQTNVNSVIGSANYDFGHLFQTANGGVAQLSSVCGTSKARGLSGLPNPQGDPFDVDYVAHEMGHQMGGNHTFNAAANCGSSPTAARREPGSAVTIMGYAGICSSTSNISRNSIDIFHFYNLNEMITFMGGTGGTCGTTATPNAIPVVASVPNRTIPFNTPFALTASATDADGDALTYNWEQNDPGASQSNYPGTTDDDDTSLVFRPGFRSYLPTASPTRYFPSMTYVLNNQNEAPITYSGTSAVGAVCAGTCITGEDLPSAARTMNFRVTVRDGKGGIADQATVITVVNTITPFKVTSPNTNVVFPGGSSHTVTWDVSSTNTAPINTANVKISFSSDGGQTFPTVLAESTPNDGSQSVTIPNVNTTTGRIKVEAVGNIFFDVSDVNFTVNTVASNGSVSGQVFSSGGSTLRNAVVTITNEQGYLQRVNTSSFGFYQFDDVPAGTYIVTVSSRLFRFNPQEINLSGNVTGLNFTGLE